From the Methanobacterium spitsbergense genome, one window contains:
- a CDS encoding NAD(P)/FAD-dependent oxidoreductase, giving the protein MTDFDVNRNSGSFWMKTCPQTNFNPLKNGLKVDTVILGGGIAGITTATLLKDLGYSIAIIESDRIVKDVTLGTTAKISVAPNMIYNNLIKNLGQVKAQMYATANGKALEKIGDIVFNKKIECEFHRTPLYIYTESQDKVEKIKEEFLAAKKLELPVSYTNNIPLPFKTIAGLKYENQAQFHPRKYLLGLAEDLNGENNYIFEKTRAITIKEGAVNEVVTDKGSIFADNVVITTHTPVYDPDNLKSHLHPARSYVLGLYINGEFPDGMFIDFDPVHTYRTTPTEKGTLIIVAGEHSDMQIQNLDEYYMRLENYAREHLDIKSIEYRWSSHDNSSDDGLPLIGRTSSENIYVATGFGFWGMNNGTTSAMIISDMIDGKNNPLITLFDPLRFKSG; this is encoded by the coding sequence ATGACTGATTTCGATGTAAATAGAAATTCAGGATCATTCTGGATGAAAACATGCCCTCAAACAAATTTTAATCCTCTTAAAAATGGATTAAAGGTTGATACTGTAATACTCGGAGGAGGAATTGCAGGAATCACTACAGCAACACTATTAAAAGATTTAGGGTACAGTATCGCAATAATAGAGTCAGATAGAATTGTAAAAGACGTTACTTTAGGTACGACTGCTAAAATTAGCGTTGCACCCAATATGATATATAATAACCTAATAAAAAATTTAGGTCAAGTTAAAGCCCAAATGTATGCTACAGCAAATGGAAAAGCCTTGGAAAAAATAGGAGATATAGTATTTAATAAAAAAATAGAATGTGAATTCCATCGCACCCCCCTCTACATTTACACAGAGTCTCAAGATAAAGTTGAAAAAATAAAAGAAGAATTTCTAGCAGCAAAAAAACTTGAACTACCTGTTTCCTACACCAATAACATCCCCTTACCTTTTAAAACTATTGCTGGGCTAAAGTATGAAAATCAAGCCCAATTTCATCCACGAAAATATCTTCTTGGGTTGGCTGAGGATTTAAATGGTGAAAATAATTACATCTTCGAAAAAACTCGTGCAATTACCATTAAAGAAGGTGCTGTTAACGAAGTTGTTACTGATAAAGGATCTATATTTGCAGATAACGTGGTAATTACAACCCATACCCCTGTTTATGATCCTGATAATTTGAAATCCCATTTGCATCCTGCTAGATCATATGTTCTTGGTTTATATATTAATGGGGAGTTTCCAGATGGAATGTTTATTGATTTTGACCCTGTTCATACCTACCGCACAACACCAACTGAAAAGGGTACACTAATAATAGTTGCCGGGGAACACAGTGATATGCAGATACAAAATCTGGATGAGTATTATATGCGTCTAGAAAACTATGCACGTGAACATTTGGATATTAAATCTATTGAGTATCGTTGGTCTAGCCATGATAATAGCAGTGATGATGGTTTACCACTGATTGGTAGGACTTCATCTGAAAATATATACGTTGCAACTGGTTTTGGTTTTTGGGGAATGAATAATGGAACTACATCTGCAATGATTATTTCTGACATGATTGATGGTAAAAATAACCCTTTAATAACTCTATTTGATCCATTGAGGTTCAAATCAGGATAA
- the queC gene encoding 7-cyano-7-deazaguanine synthase QueC, translating into MESKKKIAISVLSGGLDSTVATATFKDTHHIHALTFNYGQKSAEMELKSAHAVCKEIGAEHTVIDLPWLAELGKSALTSDRDIPEPTAEDLDDKDVSIETAHSVWVPGRNIVFTSIANSFAESEGASIIIVGWDHEEAVTFPDNSKEFLYAFNNVIDVGSFDKIKIKAPLIDMDKESIVKLGKDVGAPLNLSYSCYKGFESHCGVCESCMRRIRAFERAEVEDKTVYSKH; encoded by the coding sequence ATGGAATCAAAGAAAAAAATTGCAATATCTGTACTTTCTGGGGGGTTAGACTCCACAGTTGCTACTGCTACATTTAAAGATACTCATCATATACATGCTTTAACATTCAACTACGGTCAAAAAAGTGCTGAAATGGAACTAAAATCTGCGCATGCAGTTTGTAAAGAAATTGGTGCCGAACATACGGTGATAGATTTACCATGGCTTGCAGAACTTGGGAAATCTGCATTAACATCGGACAGAGATATTCCCGAACCAACTGCAGAAGATCTGGATGATAAAGATGTTTCAATTGAAACTGCTCACAGTGTGTGGGTTCCAGGGCGTAATATAGTCTTCACATCCATAGCAAATTCATTTGCAGAGTCAGAAGGAGCAAGTATCATCATTGTTGGATGGGACCATGAGGAAGCAGTAACGTTTCCTGATAACTCTAAAGAGTTTTTATATGCATTTAATAATGTTATAGATGTAGGTTCGTTCGATAAAATAAAAATTAAAGCGCCACTGATTGATATGGATAAAGAAAGCATTGTTAAATTGGGAAAAGATGTAGGGGCGCCACTAAATTTAAGTTATTCATGTTATAAAGGTTTTGAATCTCATTGTGGTGTTTGTGAATCTTGTATGAGGCGTATAAGGGCATTTGAAAGGGCTGAAGTAGAGGATAAAACCGTTTATTCTAAACATTAA
- a CDS encoding STT3 domain-containing protein, which produces MLYAKVYSQNGFVLVNPLLNSPIGQKIGYPPLFHFLIAALGKVLDIDYMEIARAIQPIIAFFVVLSVTYVAKRFYGTITGISAGFLMVSSTIIYRIMLPVPENLALIFLPVAVYLYYASIKEKSVKYAFISGILLVLIAATHQAALLCLILIITTFTVVELVIYKNKGVLKNYGAFLLSLIVILVITLLAIIIFKPALIQNLINQGITATLGFGTSLNYNQPLSLLKYLRNFGLLLTVFSVIGAIIAVKMRRKKDVYIFAWIIIMFLLSKAYWIGINVISARVLIYMVIPLSILGGFGVSQIYYRLKDYNRFSSKRFRSAFLICVFLLSTLFGVLNASDPNMGSYFAKTVFGSVQIAPPTSSETDLSNWFKINGDKNKSISISNLYTGVFIAAETGMPINYGFANINNLTPKAYFESNNIGYIVYDKRLTLPPDYNTLNRYQANSEMFPLYYYNKILYQNIDKLKPNFTQVVYENNDFIVCKIED; this is translated from the coding sequence GTGTTATATGCAAAAGTTTATAGCCAAAATGGATTTGTTCTTGTTAATCCTCTTTTAAATTCTCCAATAGGTCAAAAAATTGGATATCCTCCTTTATTCCACTTTTTAATTGCTGCCTTAGGCAAAGTATTGGACATTGATTATATGGAAATTGCAAGAGCAATCCAGCCTATTATTGCATTTTTCGTTGTCTTATCTGTTACTTACGTTGCAAAGCGGTTTTATGGCACAATAACTGGGATTAGTGCGGGTTTTTTAATGGTATCCAGTACTATAATCTACAGAATCATGCTACCTGTACCTGAAAACCTTGCTCTTATATTTTTACCAGTTGCTGTTTATCTATACTATGCATCTATAAAAGAAAAAAGTGTAAAATATGCATTTATATCCGGGATATTACTGGTTTTAATCGCTGCAACACATCAAGCAGCACTCTTATGTTTAATTTTAATAATAACCACATTCACAGTTGTAGAACTAGTAATATATAAAAACAAGGGTGTTTTAAAAAATTATGGAGCTTTCTTACTTTCTCTAATTGTTATACTAGTTATTACTTTGTTAGCAATCATAATTTTCAAACCCGCTTTGATACAGAATTTAATTAACCAAGGGATAACAGCAACATTAGGTTTTGGAACTTCGTTGAACTACAATCAACCATTAAGTCTTCTTAAATATCTTCGTAACTTTGGTTTATTACTTACAGTATTTTCTGTGATAGGAGCCATTATCGCAGTGAAAATGAGACGAAAGAAGGATGTTTACATTTTTGCTTGGATAATTATCATGTTTTTATTAAGCAAAGCTTACTGGATTGGAATCAATGTGATATCAGCACGAGTTCTCATATATATGGTCATTCCTCTTTCAATACTTGGAGGATTTGGTGTGAGCCAAATTTACTACAGACTCAAAGATTATAATAGATTTTCATCAAAAAGATTTAGATCTGCATTTTTAATATGTGTTTTTTTATTGTCCACGTTATTTGGAGTTTTAAATGCTTCTGATCCAAATATGGGTTCATATTTTGCAAAAACCGTATTTGGGTCTGTGCAAATAGCACCTCCTACCTCTTCAGAAACAGATCTATCAAACTGGTTTAAAATAAATGGGGATAAAAATAAGTCAATATCAATATCAAATCTTTATACTGGTGTTTTCATAGCTGCAGAAACAGGAATGCCAATTAATTATGGATTTGCAAATATTAATAATTTAACTCCCAAAGCATATTTTGAGAGTAATAATATAGGATACATTGTATATGATAAACGTCTAACACTTCCACCAGACTATAATACTTTAAATAGATACCAAGCCAATTCTGAAATGTTTCCATTGTATTATTATAATAAAATACTTTACCAAAATATTGATAAATTAAAACCAAACTTCACACAAGTAGTATACGAAAACAATGATTTTATTGTCTGTAAAATAGAAGATTAG
- a CDS encoding MJ1244 family protein, with amino-acid sequence MKVHLRVFVEIENLGKAMNALTDAGITGFYILEYKGMSPQDWKGFSIKEDPKSTIGLIRDYAQDAVLVCSVVDEDRVDNIVESVQESLEGEKYTILEVPIRRIIVSYGDNKKKTDEKAEPWLLEKEVPCFYCDEKAVQRIRIDKNKAKIWCTNCGASRYYTLKTTENPGE; translated from the coding sequence TTGAAGGTACATCTTCGTGTCTTTGTTGAGATTGAAAATCTGGGAAAGGCCATGAACGCCCTTACGGATGCAGGAATAACTGGTTTTTATATTTTAGAGTATAAAGGAATGTCTCCTCAAGATTGGAAAGGTTTTTCAATAAAAGAAGACCCAAAATCTACAATAGGCTTAATAAGAGATTATGCGCAAGACGCTGTATTAGTATGTAGCGTTGTTGATGAGGATAGAGTGGATAATATTGTTGAATCTGTACAAGAATCCCTTGAAGGGGAAAAATATACTATATTGGAAGTTCCAATTAGAAGAATAATTGTAAGCTACGGTGACAATAAGAAGAAAACTGATGAAAAAGCAGAGCCATGGTTGCTTGAAAAGGAAGTTCCCTGTTTTTATTGTGATGAAAAAGCAGTACAAAGAATACGGATAGATAAAAATAAAGCTAAAATATGGTGCACTAATTGTGGTGCATCTCGTTATTATACATTAAAAACAACTGAGAATCCGGGGGAGTGA
- the larC gene encoding nickel pincer cofactor biosynthesis protein LarC, whose amino-acid sequence MTVIIDPQNSGISGNMVIGALVDLGLDSEVVIEVMQYYASHFGDIDVNIEKVTKSGISASFVNVKCKDKKPLKYTDLIEVLDGIEHPEVSSDTIKSSKNVFKTLAEAEAKVHGTTIDEVHFHEVGAADAVADVIGAVYCYHKLGMKNEKVYGMPVALGGGRIKAMHGILSVPAPATLEILKNVPVFGGPVNFELTTPTGAALLVNFVDEFTNFYPLIINKNVGYGAGKMELSLPNTLRIIEGNSELESDRVSILETNLDNVTGELMGNIFNILMNKGARDVSIIPTLTKKNRPGYLLRVIAKPVDCDVLSELIIRETGTLGVRVIPFVHRNIASRKIVPVQFHINGIEVEIRIKVGMIGKDIISVKPEYEDVRKVSYERDMPLKEVMDRANQVFNEIYK is encoded by the coding sequence ATGACTGTTATAATAGATCCTCAAAACTCAGGAATTTCTGGCAATATGGTTATTGGAGCTTTGGTTGATTTGGGATTAGATTCTGAAGTTGTAATAGAAGTTATGCAATATTATGCATCACATTTTGGTGATATTGATGTTAATATTGAGAAGGTTACAAAATCAGGAATTTCAGCAAGCTTTGTTAATGTGAAATGTAAGGACAAAAAACCCCTTAAATATACAGATTTAATTGAAGTTTTAGATGGGATAGAACATCCTGAAGTATCATCCGATACAATCAAAAGTTCAAAAAATGTGTTTAAAACCCTTGCAGAAGCAGAGGCCAAAGTTCATGGTACCACAATAGATGAGGTACATTTCCACGAAGTGGGAGCTGCTGATGCAGTAGCAGACGTTATAGGTGCAGTTTATTGCTACCATAAGCTGGGGATGAAGAATGAAAAGGTCTATGGGATGCCAGTTGCACTTGGTGGAGGTAGAATTAAAGCTATGCATGGAATTCTAAGTGTACCTGCACCGGCAACACTTGAAATCTTGAAAAATGTCCCTGTATTTGGTGGTCCTGTAAATTTTGAGCTCACAACACCAACGGGTGCAGCACTGTTGGTGAATTTTGTTGATGAATTCACCAATTTCTATCCCCTGATAATCAATAAGAATGTGGGTTATGGTGCAGGTAAAATGGAACTTTCATTACCCAATACATTAAGGATTATTGAAGGAAATTCAGAACTAGAAAGCGATCGTGTATCTATTCTTGAAACCAACCTTGATAATGTAACAGGAGAGTTAATGGGAAATATATTCAATATATTGATGAACAAAGGAGCAAGGGATGTGAGTATAATACCTACATTAACCAAAAAAAATAGGCCAGGATATCTTTTGAGGGTTATAGCAAAGCCTGTAGATTGTGACGTGCTTTCGGAACTGATCATAAGAGAAACAGGTACTCTTGGAGTCAGAGTTATTCCTTTTGTTCACAGAAATATTGCATCAAGAAAAATTGTTCCAGTTCAGTTTCATATCAATGGAATTGAAGTTGAAATTAGGATAAAGGTAGGGATGATTGGAAAGGATATAATAAGTGTAAAACCTGAATACGAAGATGTACGAAAAGTATCATATGAGAGAGATATGCCTCTTAAAGAGGTTATGGATCGTGCAAATCAAGTATTTAATGAAATTTATAAATGA
- a CDS encoding RNA-guided endonuclease TnpB family protein, which yields MEKLNIKGMLRNHNLAQSISDVGWAGFIDKLKYKSEWYGKTLIQIGQFEPSNKICSNCGYHNGNLKLHHREWICPNCEKRHDRDVNAAVNIRDFALDKQNIIIP from the coding sequence ATAGAGAAATTAAATATTAAAGGCATGTTACGAAACCATAACCTCGCACAAAGTATAAGTGATGTTGGCTGGGCAGGGTTCATAGATAAATTAAAATATAAAAGTGAATGGTATGGTAAAACATTAATCCAAATAGGACAGTTTGAACCATCAAATAAAATATGCAGCAATTGTGGATACCATAATGGTAATTTAAAATTACATCATCGTGAATGGATTTGTCCAAATTGTGAAAAGAGACATGATCGTGATGTTAATGCAGCAGTTAATATACGTGATTTTGCACTAGATAAACAAAATATAATCATACCGTAG
- a CDS encoding roadblock/LC7 domain-containing protein produces the protein MAKTKKEMLDDILTSILQVGQIKACGIVSSEGQIIDSRAPSDVDEGIFSALCSTIMGTVEAASGQLKTGLVGQISVKTEKGIIVLIPAGSKAIFTALTELDAQLGLILSEIESRAEQVNTILNNIK, from the coding sequence ATGGCCAAAACCAAGAAAGAAATGTTAGATGACATCCTTACAAGTATATTACAAGTTGGACAAATCAAGGCTTGCGGCATAGTCTCCTCTGAAGGCCAAATTATTGATTCAAGAGCGCCATCAGATGTTGATGAAGGTATATTTTCAGCATTATGTTCAACTATTATGGGAACTGTAGAAGCAGCTTCAGGGCAGCTTAAGACAGGTCTTGTAGGACAAATATCTGTAAAAACTGAAAAAGGAATAATAGTTTTGATACCTGCCGGTTCCAAGGCCATATTTACCGCACTAACAGAACTTGATGCCCAATTAGGACTTATATTATCTGAAATTGAATCTCGAGCTGAGCAAGTAAATACAATACTCAACAATATTAAATAA
- a CDS encoding small multi-drug export protein, with translation MVLITDMALVFVMSIFELWIGIPLGLFLDLNPILVAISAAAGSILSAFIIVVLGEGLRKKFLKWRYRGKSPNEGRIYDIWKKYGIVGLGLLSPLLFGAPLGAALGIGLGSPRNKLLVWMIIGIIIWSIFITVALSLGLILL, from the coding sequence ATGGTCTTAATAACAGACATGGCCCTTGTTTTTGTGATGAGTATTTTTGAATTATGGATAGGAATACCATTAGGGTTATTTCTAGATTTAAACCCAATATTAGTTGCAATATCTGCAGCAGCAGGTTCAATTTTATCTGCTTTCATAATTGTAGTCCTTGGTGAGGGTTTAAGAAAAAAGTTTTTGAAATGGCGATACCGAGGAAAATCCCCAAATGAAGGTAGAATATATGATATCTGGAAAAAATATGGTATAGTAGGTCTAGGGTTATTATCTCCGCTCCTTTTTGGAGCACCACTTGGAGCTGCTCTAGGTATTGGTCTAGGATCCCCAAGAAACAAGTTATTAGTGTGGATGATTATTGGAATTATTATTTGGAGTATTTTTATAACTGTGGCTTTATCTTTAGGTTTGATTCTGCTTTGA
- a CDS encoding inositol-3-phosphate synthase, which translates to MKKIKVAIIGIGNCASSLIQGIHYYKDKNPEEAIGLMHWSIGGYTPSDIEVVAAFDIDERKVGSDVSDAIFAKPNCTQVFCSDIPDMGVEVRMGQVLDGVAPHMADHKNDYTFLVSNEEENDQTEIVKILKESKTDVLLNYLPVGSEKATKFYAQCALDAGVAFINNMPVFIVSNPEWAAKFEEKGIPIVGDDIKAQIGATITHRTLANLFRERGVKLDRTYQLNTGGNTDFLNMLNRSRLDSKKESKTEAVQSVLAERLDDENIHIGPSDYVTWQKDNKICFLRMEGKTFGDVPMNIELRLSVEDSPNSAGCVIDAIRCCKVALERGIGGQLESISAYTMKHPPKQYTDDIARGMVDEFIAGKRER; encoded by the coding sequence TTGAAGAAGATAAAAGTAGCGATAATCGGTATTGGTAATTGTGCAAGCTCACTAATACAAGGAATACATTATTATAAAGATAAAAATCCAGAAGAAGCCATTGGATTAATGCACTGGAGCATTGGAGGCTATACTCCTTCAGATATAGAAGTAGTGGCAGCCTTTGATATTGACGAAAGAAAGGTTGGTAGCGACGTAAGCGATGCAATTTTTGCAAAACCCAACTGTACCCAGGTTTTCTGCAGTGATATCCCTGATATGGGTGTTGAAGTAAGAATGGGCCAAGTATTAGATGGTGTTGCACCACACATGGCAGATCACAAAAACGATTACACATTTCTTGTGTCTAATGAAGAAGAAAATGATCAAACTGAAATTGTCAAGATATTGAAGGAAAGTAAGACAGATGTTCTTCTGAATTATCTTCCAGTAGGTTCTGAAAAAGCAACTAAGTTTTATGCCCAATGCGCACTTGATGCGGGAGTGGCATTTATAAACAATATGCCAGTTTTTATTGTAAGCAACCCCGAATGGGCAGCTAAATTTGAAGAAAAAGGAATACCAATTGTTGGGGATGATATTAAGGCCCAAATTGGTGCAACTATTACTCACAGGACCCTTGCAAATCTGTTTCGTGAAAGGGGAGTGAAACTTGACCGTACATACCAACTCAATACGGGAGGTAATACCGACTTCCTCAACATGCTAAACCGCAGCAGATTGGATTCAAAGAAAGAATCCAAAACAGAAGCTGTTCAGTCTGTGCTTGCTGAAAGGCTTGACGATGAGAATATCCATATTGGACCTAGTGATTATGTCACATGGCAAAAAGATAATAAAATATGTTTCTTAAGAATGGAAGGTAAGACCTTTGGAGATGTTCCAATGAACATTGAGTTGAGGTTAAGCGTTGAAGACTCTCCAAACTCAGCAGGTTGTGTTATTGATGCAATTAGATGCTGTAAAGTGGCACTTGAACGTGGAATTGGCGGACAATTAGAATCTATTTCAGCATACACAATGAAACATCCACCAAAACAATACACAGATGATATTGCAAGGGGAATGGTTGATGAGTTCATAGCAGGAAAAAGGGAACGGTAA
- a CDS encoding nucleoside deaminase, protein MKEKNHQYMKEAIKEAKISLKESGIPIGAVLVENKNIKGRGHNKLLQDDSTILHAEMDCIENAGRLKGVDYKKCTLYTTLSPCEMCSGTIILYKIPRVVMGENKTLKGPEEYLIENGVELINMNLDECKIILENFIQKNPDLWNEEIERVHD, encoded by the coding sequence ATGAAAGAAAAAAATCACCAATACATGAAAGAAGCAATAAAAGAGGCGAAAATATCTTTAAAGGAAAGTGGAATTCCAATAGGGGCGGTTCTTGTTGAAAACAAGAATATTAAGGGTAGGGGGCATAACAAGCTCTTACAAGATGATTCAACAATTTTACATGCTGAAATGGATTGTATTGAAAATGCTGGGAGACTTAAAGGGGTAGATTATAAAAAATGCACATTATATACTACATTATCACCGTGTGAAATGTGTTCTGGTACAATAATACTTTATAAAATTCCTAGAGTAGTGATGGGTGAAAATAAAACATTGAAAGGTCCAGAAGAATATTTGATTGAAAATGGTGTAGAATTAATTAACATGAATCTTGATGAGTGCAAGATTATTCTTGAAAATTTTATTCAAAAAAACCCTGATCTGTGGAATGAAGAGATTGAAAGAGTTCATGATTAA
- the oadA gene encoding sodium-extruding oxaloacetate decarboxylase subunit alpha, whose amino-acid sequence MKKIKIIETAFRDAHQSLLATRMRTRDMLPIAEKMDNVGFFSLEAWGGATFDTCIRYLNEDPWERLVELKDVVKKTPLQMLLRGQNLVGYKHYPDDVVRNFVEKSYENGIDVFRIFDALNDIRNMELSIKVAKEQGAHVQGTISYTTSPVHTLEKYVEFAKELEALGCDSVAIKDMAGLISPHDTYEIVTTLKEETDLLINLHCHCTSGMTPMSYYAACQAGVDLLDTAISPLSWGASQPPTESMVAALESTPYSTELDLILLSEIKKYFEGIRKKYSSLIDPISEKVDTDVLLYQIPGGMLSNFVSQLKEQNALDRYEEVLEEVPKVRAELGYPPLVTPTSQIVGIQAVMNVLGGERYKNVSKEVKDYIKGYYGRPPAPVNSTVAKKIIGDAEIIDSRPADLLEPELEKFRSEGEKMGIIKKDEDILTYALYPAVAPKFLRGEVIEEPLEKPKVVESTSSGALPTEYNVEVDGELFDVKVVPTGYMEIESGGIKAPSGPVEGGVTSSMQGMILKLKVAQDDKVNEGDIVAVLEAMKMENDIHAPNSGVVRDIFIEEGDTVSTGETLMIIK is encoded by the coding sequence ATGAAAAAGATAAAGATCATTGAAACAGCATTTCGAGATGCACACCAATCTCTCCTTGCCACAAGGATGAGGACAAGGGATATGTTACCCATTGCCGAGAAAATGGACAATGTGGGATTTTTCTCATTGGAGGCATGGGGAGGTGCTACATTTGATACCTGTATAAGGTACCTAAACGAAGATCCCTGGGAACGCCTAGTAGAACTCAAAGATGTAGTAAAGAAAACTCCATTACAAATGTTACTGCGAGGACAGAACCTTGTGGGATATAAACACTACCCAGACGATGTCGTAAGAAATTTTGTTGAGAAATCATATGAAAATGGGATAGATGTTTTTAGAATATTTGATGCACTTAACGACATAAGAAATATGGAACTTTCCATTAAAGTAGCAAAAGAACAGGGCGCGCATGTTCAAGGAACTATAAGTTACACAACTAGCCCAGTACATACATTAGAGAAATATGTAGAATTTGCAAAGGAACTTGAAGCACTTGGATGTGATTCTGTTGCGATAAAGGATATGGCCGGACTTATATCTCCCCATGATACCTATGAAATTGTAACAACTTTAAAAGAAGAAACTGACCTGCTCATAAACTTACATTGTCATTGTACCAGCGGTATGACACCAATGAGTTATTATGCTGCTTGTCAAGCGGGAGTTGACCTCCTTGATACAGCTATATCGCCCCTTTCATGGGGAGCATCACAACCTCCTACAGAAAGTATGGTTGCAGCACTTGAAAGTACGCCCTACTCAACAGAACTTGATTTAATACTTTTAAGTGAGATTAAAAAATATTTCGAAGGTATAAGAAAGAAATATAGTAGTCTTATAGATCCAATATCTGAGAAGGTAGACACAGATGTATTGCTCTATCAGATACCAGGAGGAATGCTTTCGAATTTTGTTTCTCAACTCAAAGAACAGAATGCACTTGATCGTTACGAAGAAGTGCTTGAAGAAGTGCCTAAAGTACGTGCAGAACTAGGATATCCTCCATTAGTAACACCTACCAGCCAAATAGTAGGTATACAAGCTGTTATGAATGTACTCGGTGGTGAAAGATATAAAAATGTTTCAAAAGAGGTTAAAGATTATATCAAAGGATATTATGGACGACCTCCTGCACCAGTAAACAGTACCGTTGCAAAAAAAATCATAGGAGATGCCGAGATAATAGATTCTAGACCTGCAGATCTTTTAGAACCTGAACTAGAAAAGTTCCGATCCGAAGGCGAAAAAATGGGAATAATCAAAAAGGACGAAGACATTCTAACATATGCTCTTTATCCAGCAGTTGCACCCAAATTTCTAAGAGGTGAAGTTATAGAAGAACCCCTTGAAAAACCCAAAGTAGTTGAAAGTACCAGTTCGGGTGCGCTTCCAACAGAATATAATGTTGAGGTCGATGGTGAACTTTTCGATGTCAAAGTTGTTCCAACAGGATACATGGAAATTGAATCTGGTGGTATAAAAGCTCCAAGTGGTCCTGTTGAGGGTGGTGTTACATCTAGCATGCAGGGTATGATACTGAAGTTGAAGGTTGCACAGGATGATAAAGTGAATGAAGGTGACATTGTTGCTGTTTTAGAAGCCATGAAAATGGAAAATGATATACATGCCCCCAATTCAGGAGTTGTTCGGGATATATTTATTGAAGAAGGGGATACTGTTAGTACAGGCGAAACCCTGATGATTATTAAGTGA